The following proteins are co-located in the Colletotrichum lupini chromosome 4, complete sequence genome:
- a CDS encoding pyoverdine/dityrosine biosynthesis protein produces the protein MEFSNDGTSIFHRFQAAFVHDGQGQLLYCTGPQKACVQQHWTSSISHKLHSQKFQTARETITTTSEGVSTNLDGPFQGSKLYEMQRSGSHTTAGFIINAVATSQQNVASAQFDDFFVQLLLDQADFAIRDHEHMSCGPSTASPMDATSEIVSLFDSFLRYQGKDDQWEASGKAYFTERVRHFTSQHARIELCLPAFPCKSSNTNKVLGKAPDRGEQLALERLHEFVEAIERVYEPGAKMWIISDGHVFSDCIGVDDVDVDVYGEQLKEMNRAVGISRGNTDRIGFKSLVDLFELNESKSQHKLPSLSQDLNIPSIEHHVETKLTLEAELCRRILMAGCQPQESAVRAKIKSQNPAILALYRGFSRFMLEDLELHPFTLGMTRSQRKKLSPKLAFEMIMRNQAYSNLVELLLPNHVRLSIHAHNNAGPKFGIQLFDPAVVRAVEGLSPDGTPMTSRDLLHIPTPWHNCVVEVEGSPYLLVTKASVPRQAVSLGAVTSEVSTKNAPCFVLRPKKSGPAASMESDVEKTLKEQEEVVVAPVAVAQKPIVTPAPAPTQRPRVAAKGKRRFDWVRRLAAFPVIGWLGMIFYHRFVETFV, from the exons ATGGAGTTCTCAAACGACGGCACTTCCATCTTTCACCGGTTCCAAGCCGCCTTCGTCCACGACGGGCAAGGGCAGCTGCTGTACTGCACCGGGCCGCAGAAAGCCTGCGTGCAGCAGCATTGGACGTCGTCCATCAGCCACAAACTCCACAGCCAGAAGTTTCAGACGGCAAGAGAAACGATAACGACAACAAGCGAAGGCGTGTCCACAAATCTCGACGGGCCGTTTCAAGGCTCGAAACTCTATGAGATGCAACGGAGCGGTTCACACACGACGGCAGGCTTCATCATCAACGCCGTCGCTACGTCTCAACAAAACGTAGCCAGCGCACAGTTTGATGACTTTTTCGTCCAACTACTCTTAGACCAAGCCGACTTTGCCATCCGCGACCATGAGCATATGAGTTGTGGGCCTTCTACGGCCTCCCCAATGGACGCCACATCCGAGATCGTCAGCCTGTTTGATAGCTTTCTCAGGTATCAGGGCAAGGACGACCAGTGGGAAGCGAGCGGCAAAGCGTATTTCACGGAGCGTGTTCGACACTTCACCTCGCAGCATGCCAGAATCGAGCTCTGTCTTCCTGCGTTCCCATGTAAATCGTCAAATACCAACAAGGTCCTCGGAAAAGCTCCTGACCGCGGGGAGCAGCTCGCTCTGGAGCGGCTTCACGAGTTTGTAGAGGCTATTGAGAGGGTGTACGAGCCCGGTGCCAAGATGTGGATTATCAGTGACGGTCACGTCTTTAGCGATTGCA TCGGAGTCGACGATGTAGATGTCGATGTGTACGGCGAGCAGTTGAAGGAGATGAACCGCGCAGTCGGCATCAGCAGAGGCAACACTGACAGAATCGGCTTCAAGTCGCTCGTCGACCTGTTTGAACTCAACGAGTCAAAGTCGCAGCACAAGCTCCCGTCGCTGTCGCAGGATCTCAACATCCCCAGCATAGAGCACCACGTCGAGACGAAGCTGACGTTAGAGGCAGAGCTCTGCAGACGGATCCTAATGGCTGGCTGCCAGCCCCAAGAGTCTGCGGTGCGAGCCAAGATCAAGTCGCAGAACCCGGCCATCCTAGCTCTGTATCGTGGGTTCTCGAGGTTCATGCTGGAGGACCTCGAGCTTCACCCTTTCACTCTGGGCATGACGCGAAGTCAGAGGAAGAAGTTGTCACCAAAGCTAGCGTTTGAGATGATTATG AGAAATCAAGCATACTCTAACCTAGTTGAGTTGCTTCTTCCTAATCACGTCCGTCTCTCTATTCATGC TCACAACAACGCCGGTCCCAAATTTGGGATTCAACTCTTCGACCCCGCCGTCGTCCGCGCCGTCGAGGGCCTCTCACCGGACGGTACGCCAATGACCTCCCGTGACCTGCTGCATATCCCGACGCCGTGGCACAACTGCGTCGTCGAGGTGGAGGGCAGCCCTTATCTCCTCGTGACCAAGGCCAGTGTACCGCGCCAGGCAGTCAGCTTGGGCGCCGTGACCAGTGAAGTCTCTACCAAGAATGCGCCCTGCTTCGTCCTCCGGCCGAAGAAAAGTGGCCCTGCAGCTTCTATGGAAAGTGACGTGGAGAAAACGTTGAAGGAACAGGAAGAAGTTGTCGTGGCGCCCGTGGCCGTTGCCCAGAAACCTATCGTTACCCCTGCACCGGCCCCAACTCAGAGACCTAGGGTTGCTGCAAAGGGTAAGAGACGATTCGACTGGGTTCGGAGGCTGGCTGCGTTTCCAGTCATCGGCTGGCTAGGTATGATTTTCTATCACCGCTTTGTGGAGACCTTTGTTTGA
- a CDS encoding DJ-1/PfpI family protein, whose amino-acid sequence MTAAQNGTQTSSKVRECIPRPSTTSATSSSPTSTPKALPRNFGMIINRAFEMLDVFGPLDALGLLAKNHQMNLYLISETMDPVTVEPVSAAMNAKNSSFFPQILPTHTYATAPKDVEVLMVPGGLWTRSPNLNATISYIKTTYPSLRYLISICTGASVVARAGVLDGRRATTNKASWASTVVHGPRTEWVAKARWVVDGNVWTSSGVSAGIDATLAFIEEVYGGEEAASIADLMEYERHADASWDPFAEKFNVTGSA is encoded by the exons ATGACCGCAGCACAAAATGGAACTCAGACCTCTTCTAAGGTCAGAGAGT GCATCCCTCGCCCTTCGACGACCAGCGCGACATCATCATCTCCTACATCCACGCCAAAAGCCCTGCCGAGAAACTTTGGCATGATCATCAACCGGGCCTTTGAGATGCTCGATGTATTTGGACCCCTTGACGCCCTCGGATTGCTGGCCAAGAACCACCAAATGAACTTATATCTCATCTCCGAGACAATGGACCCCGTCACCGTCGAGCCCGTTTCCGCTGCCATGAACGCCAAAAACTCGAGTTTC TTCCCCCAAATCCTCCCGACGCACACATACGCAACGGCACCAAAGGACGTTGAAGTCCTCATGGTCCCCGGCGGCCTCTGGACGCGCTCGCCCAACCTCAACGCCACGATCTCCTACATCAAGACGACCTACCCGAGCCTGCGCTACCTCATCTCCATCTGCACCGGCGCCTCCGTCGTGGCCCGCGCCGGCGTGCTCGACGGCCGCCGCGCGACGACGAACAAGGCCTCGTGGGCGAGCACCGTCGTCCACGGGCCGCGGACAGAGTGGGTGGCGAAGGCGCGGTGGGTCGTCGACGGCAACGTGTGGACTTCGTCGGGTGTGTCTGCGGGCATCGACGCGACGCTGGCTTTCATCGAAGAGGTGTATGGCGGGGAGGAGGCGGCGTCGATTGCTGATTTGATGGAGTATGAGAGGCATGCGGACGCGAGTTGGGATCCGTTTGCTGAGAAGTTCAATGTCACGGGTTCGGCATGA